The following is a genomic window from Takifugu rubripes chromosome 13, fTakRub1.2, whole genome shotgun sequence.
gttctgtgttctatgggttctgttccttctgtgttttgtgttctatgggttctgttccttctgttctctctgtgttctatgggttctgttccttctgtgttctgtgttctatgggttctgttccttctgtgttctgtgttctatgggttctgttccttctgttctctctgtgttctatgggttctgttccttctgtgttctgtgttctatgggttctgttccttctgttctctctgtgttctatgggttctgttccttctgtgttctgtgttctatgggttctgttccttctgtgttctgtgttctatgggttctgttccttctgttctctctgtgttctatgggttctgttccttctgtgttttgtgttctatgggttctgttccttctgtgttctgtgttctatgggttctgttccttctgtgttttgtgttctatgggttctgttccttctgttctctctgtgttctatgggttctgttccttctgtgttctgtgttctatgggttctgttccttctgtgttctgtgttctatgggttctgttccttctgtgttctgtgttctatgggttctgttccttctgttctctctgtgttctatgggttctgttccttctgtgttttgtgttctatgggttctgttccttctgtgttttgtgttctgtgtgttcAGGGTTTTCCTCAAGAAAAATGGCCGATGGGACTAAAACAGAGACCCTTCAGTCAGACCTTAACTTGGGTGTTGACTCCCAACATGTCCATCAGACGttcttccatttttaaaactcttgGGGTTCGATCTCATTCAGCAGATGTTCTAAGTGGAGGTGAAGCTGATGTTTGGCCTTGTGTGTTGCAGCTGGCAGGAGGTCTGATCCTGGGTGTGGCCCTCTGGCTGAGACACGACCCCAAGACCAGCAACCTACTTCAGCTTGAGTTTGATGGAGCTCAAGCCCCCAACACCTTCTACATCAGTACGTATCTGCCACTCGCCCTCACACTCACGCACCTGCAAATCACCGAAGGTTCTTCATCAGTTTGACCTCATTCTGATGGATTTGGGTCTTAACCGGACAGTAACCAGACAGCCTTGATGTCTCAGAATGATCGGAGGACCTGGACCTGTCCATAATGAGGACCGGCTCTCTGTCAATTAGAGACCTAAACCTAAGGTCGTTAATTATGTATGTGATCTTCATTTTATTAGAGCGGCACAGTTCCACAGCACAACCATCTGGTCATTGATGGTTCTGCTGTCCTCATTAACTATTCAGGACCTTCTGGATGAGTCCCAGTAGGTCGTCACTTAAACGATAGAAGGTGACACGTTGTAGATGCTGTAGACCATTTGATCCTGGCTCAAATCCTCAGGCTGGCCTGGCTCCGCCTGGTTGGACGGGGACCCTGGACGGACGGAGGCCTTCGGGTCTTTCTAGAGATCTTTCAGTGGGTTCAGGTCTGGACCACCGGCAGACATCCACAGGTGCCTCACATCCACATCCACAGGTGTCtgggtgtgtttagggtcaTTTCCTTTTGTGGAAAGGTGAAGCTCTGGCTCAGTCTGATGTCCTCCATTCATACTTGCTGGCAGCCTCACAACTGCATCTTCAGTACtacatcagccccccccccctcattcccAGAAGAAGGAAACCCATTTGTGTtggtccctcctccctccctccttcccttctttccctctgtggaaccttttctctccctcaaCCAACTCTTTCCACTGTTGCTTAACTTTCCCATCTGGTTGTGGTTAGTCttcactgtctctctcccccctattttccacccccccaccatctctgtctgcccctcctcctcttttcttccaccCCTGCTGCCAGAACCTTCTCAGGGTGGAGGTTTGCAAGTGCCCCCCTCCACTCCCTCTTCTCCGGCCCTGGCCCGACCCCTTAGGAGACGTTCTCCACCAGGCTTCCAGCTGTTTCCTCAGGACTCTTTTCACACTATTGGGGGGCTCTTCTCCACGAGCAAGAGTCAAACGTGACAGCAGAAACGCCGACTCGCCGTGTTTTACAGGGGCCGAAATGCTCTGACAGTGACTCAGCAACCACTAAGGGCATGTTTCATCCCTATAAGACGTGTCACCAAAGGTTCCGCAGAGCTTCAGGAAGCGTCTCCAGCACCCTCCAAGGCCACCGGGACAGGGAGGCCGAGCCCTTCATTTTAGCTGGAGGCTGAGaactgtctgtgtgttggaccatgtgactgacaggtgtATGGTGCTGCTCAGGTGTGCCCGGTCCCATCCGTTGTTCCAACGGGTGAATGAATGCAGACTGTGTTGACAGTGTCCCTTCTTTCTCTTGATGGCTTTATCCCCtccggggtcacggggagggtactGGAGCCCGTCCCGGCTGCatgagggtgagggcgggtcCACCACTGGATGGGACGCCAGCTGATGGCAGGACCCTCCTGTGTTGATAGTGAGACGCACCATCAGAGCCTGTGGGTGGAGGCTAGGAGAAGATGGAAGATCAGTCAGAGCCACAGCCAGGACCACCGTTCTGGACCCACAACATACTGGCaaagcaacagaaacaacaagggaggcctggagggtcCATCTCCAGACTCAAGCCCTTCAGAGGGTGATTGTAGGTGctgaagagccccccccccaaagcaaacaacaggaggaggCAGCGTCATTCCTCTTTTGGTTTCATCCCAGTTGTTTTCAGTCCGCAGCCAGAAATAAAGGaatttccctctctgctccggTACTTTTGGAGGCGTGTGAGTCTCCTGGTGTGTATCAGGAGAACCCCTCAGTGATGCTGCTCCTGGTCTGGTGCTCCCTGTGGTCATACGGGGAATGTTCACGCTGCGCCGTGAAGGTTGCGTCCCAACACGATCGACaagggtcatgtgactctcCCGCTCCGGGCGGGAACGCTGGGTGCAGCCAGAGTTTTATGGAGCCCTGAGCAGATTAAatgaagacagacaggaaaagacattttaagTAAATGGAATTAGTGTGAGTATAAATTTCAGATGCATTACGTAGACGGACAGAAGGTGTGGGGCTggcaagagagggagggggagctgtctggagggtggggggggggacaatgcAAGAGAGTGAGGGTGCATTTGGTCGGTTTCCAAGATATCAATTTCTAAATTACATgggggaagggagagggaggcttGGCTGGGAGTAAAGTGGTGGGGGTGCTGGGACCAGATTCATTAGTGGTCCAGCATCCAATCATGCGTGCTGCACTTATGGGGGAGCTGAACacaaccctcctctcctgttaaATCACTCTTTCTACAGCAGTTGCACCACTGAAATGCATTATAGATGTGCACGTATGGGGGAGCTGCATCTACGTATACTTATTATTACTTATTATTTTCATGCAAAGTTTGCTTCCACGCGGTTTTAGAGGCAGCAGCTGCGAGCAGCATGAAGACGTTAGCAAGGAGAGGCTGAGCAGAAGGAGAAAGGGGCTGAGGAACCACTCTGGAGAGGAAAATCAGTGGAATCATGAAGCAATCAGTTGTGAAGGAAAAAGTCCAAACAACTTCCTGTGGGCATTTCTGGACGATGAGTCACTTTCTGCCAGAAAAGCGAGAGCGGGCCGCCTGCTGGCCAGCGGGCCGCATTACACCTGCATGCATTCAATCTGCAagagttggttttggttttcGTGAATGTGCAAAATGTTgtgaaccgtgtgtgtgtgtgtgtgtgtgtgttatcccCATGACGAGGATGTTGTCATCAAATCCTGCCGTCTGTGTGTCCAGATGTCCACATCCTGATTGGTGTCGGTGCAGTGATGATGTTTGTTGGTTTCCTTGGATGCTATGGTGCCATTCAAGAGTCCCAGTGTCTGTTGGGAACTGTGAGTCACAGCTAAGGGAGCCTCCCTTGTGGAGCCTCCCATCACTCCTTACTCAAGTGATGCCCAGTGATATCTGTTGGACCCTCTTATCGTTTCTTTCCGTCCTGTCCCGCAGTTCTTCGGCTGCCTGGTCATCCTGTTTGCCTGTGGGGTCGCAGCTGGAATCTGGGGCTTCATGAACAAAGAGACTGTGAGTAGAACCCGTCTCCAGCCAGAGTGCTGTCGGGTATATTTGCTGATGTGGTTCTAGCCCGCACGGGGTGGAATTTTAGGCAGGAACTAGACTTtaaggagctccaggagctcaggacgtgtgttgctgctgcttcaggtgtCCGGCGATATGATCAACTACTACGACTCCATCTACAACAAGGCCATGGTCACAAGTCTCCAAGAACCAGACAAGCCAAAGGCTGCGGCGTTGGTGCTCAAGGTCTTCCACGAAGTGGTACGTGCACAGTTACGCAATGCCACGACCTTCAGGGCGTCCTTTGAGGAGAACCCTGAGGTGTGACTGTCTTCCAGCTCAACTGCTGCGGTAAAGGCCAGGGGACCAACTTCCTGACGCACATCACAGATAAGCTGGGCGTGACCGACCTCTGCCCCACCTCTGGAACCATCGTTGTAAGTTTGGAATGTTTGGGATCGCTTTAGAGCTGGGACAGGCGTGTGAAGGGCTCCCAGGTTCATGTGCCAGGACACTTTCACATTTAGCATCTCGCTGTGACCAAAGTCGGGGGGGCAAAGACACCAGGATGAACCTGGGACGCATGTTAGCAGTCAGGAACGCCTTAATTCACATGGACCTTTCGTTTCTTCTCCAGAGCTGCCACGCCAGGATCCAGGAATTGTTCTCAGATAAGATCTATGTGATTGGGATCGCTGCTCTGGTGGTTGCTGTGATCATGGTGAGACCTTCTTCTGTAACCCTCAGACCTTTCACCTCAGTCTGCTCTGTCAGGT
Proteins encoded in this region:
- the LOC101061159 gene encoding CD81 antigen, which translates into the protein MGVEGCTKCIKYLLFVFDFIFWLAGGLILGVALWLRHDPKTSNLLQLEFDGAQAPNTFYINVHILIGVGAVMMFVGFLGCYGAIQESQCLLGTFFGCLVILFACGVAAGIWGFMNKETVSGDMINYYDSIYNKAMVTSLQEPDKPKAAALVLKVFHEVLNCCGKGQGTNFLTHITDKLGVTDLCPTSGTIVSCHARIQELFSDKIYVIGIAALVVAVIMIFEMIFSMVLCCGIRSSPVY